The following coding sequences lie in one Flagellimonas eckloniae genomic window:
- a CDS encoding carbonic anhydrase family protein: MITQTKETQAALNPNAAWELLKEGNKRFVDQNQTDRNLLTQVVETTTGQYPFATILGCIDSRVSAELIFDQGVGDIFSARVAGNIVNEDILGSMEFACKLAGTKIIVVLGHTSCGAVKGACDDAKMGNLTELLSKIRPAVKAVSEPADAAERTSKNIDFVNAVAEKNVRMTIDNIRNQSPVLKEMEDNGEILIVGGMYDISNGKVSYM, translated from the coding sequence ATGATAACACAGACTAAAGAAACACAAGCAGCTTTAAATCCCAATGCGGCATGGGAACTTTTAAAAGAAGGCAACAAACGTTTTGTGGATCAAAATCAAACGGATAGAAACCTCTTGACCCAAGTTGTTGAAACAACAACAGGACAGTATCCTTTTGCGACTATTTTGGGCTGTATAGACTCCCGTGTCTCCGCAGAACTCATATTTGATCAAGGAGTTGGTGATATTTTTAGTGCTCGTGTAGCTGGTAATATTGTCAATGAAGATATTCTTGGAAGCATGGAATTTGCCTGTAAATTGGCTGGCACCAAAATAATAGTGGTGTTGGGACATACAAGTTGCGGTGCTGTAAAAGGAGCATGTGACGATGCCAAAATGGGAAACTTAACGGAGCTTCTTAGCAAAATAAGACCTGCCGTGAAAGCTGTTTCAGAACCTGCCGATGCTGCTGAACGTACATCTAAAAATATTGATTTTGTGAACGCTGTTGCGGAAAAAAATGTGCGGATGACCATTGATAACATTAGAAACCAAAGTCCTGTCCTAAAAGAGATGGAAGACAATGGAGAAATACTTATTGTTGGAGGTATGTATGATATTTCTAATGGAAAGGTCAGTTATATGTAA
- a CDS encoding BatD family protein, producing the protein MFKSKSILVALYIFLFMGLSIYAQEGEVTFEMKLSKEKLGINERLRVEFAMNKDGDNFSAPSFEGFKVVMGPSQSISSSWINGKRSFSKSYSYILVPTARGKFTINQATIEISGETYKTLPKTVEVTAAVDKPSDQKTVDDVADENLHLVAEVSKGSPYLNEAVSVVYKLYVSPNISVTNYRPLDNPKYNNFWSQDIPVTKHSAQNGTYQGKPYRYVILKRVVLYPQRSGNLEIEPLSLEVFVDVPTNRRDFFGGRIYTQTSKTVSAGKRTLNVKALPEAGKPVNFSGAVGDFKFSVTASKTQLNASESLQAKVEVSGKGNLKLFQLPEPELPSALEVYEPEFDESVRTSSSGMEGKVANNYTIVPSFRGKYPIPSISFSYFNPKTSRYVTLNSEEINIEVLEGPVNSSSSSIANSSNNKQFVVPTGKQFHFIKLTPNLNKIGTNYFFGSTKFYLFLFAPLLLIPIAVFSFKKREAIASDAVGNKIKLANKLAKKYLSTSKKELGNKEAFYVALEKGLHNYLKAKLKIETSEFSKEKITSILAEKGVNEDDSTGFIGLLKNCEMARYSPFSDVQMQNDYEKASEVISKLDKQL; encoded by the coding sequence ATGTTTAAATCAAAAAGCATTTTAGTGGCTTTGTACATATTCCTTTTTATGGGGCTTTCCATCTATGCCCAAGAAGGGGAGGTTACTTTTGAGATGAAACTTAGCAAGGAAAAACTTGGCATAAATGAACGTCTTAGGGTAGAGTTTGCAATGAATAAGGATGGAGATAATTTTAGTGCTCCATCTTTTGAAGGTTTCAAAGTGGTAATGGGGCCTTCACAATCCATAAGTTCTTCTTGGATTAATGGTAAACGAAGTTTTTCCAAATCCTATTCTTATATCTTGGTTCCTACGGCAAGAGGAAAGTTTACCATAAACCAAGCAACTATTGAAATAAGTGGTGAGACCTATAAAACCCTCCCAAAAACGGTTGAAGTAACTGCCGCTGTAGATAAACCTAGTGATCAAAAAACCGTGGATGATGTTGCAGACGAGAATCTCCACCTTGTAGCCGAAGTTTCAAAGGGCAGTCCATATCTCAATGAAGCGGTAAGTGTAGTATATAAACTGTATGTAAGCCCAAATATCAGTGTTACCAATTATCGTCCATTGGACAATCCCAAATACAACAATTTTTGGAGTCAGGATATTCCAGTAACAAAACATTCTGCCCAAAATGGCACGTACCAAGGCAAACCCTATCGCTATGTTATCCTAAAAAGAGTTGTGCTATATCCACAGCGATCAGGGAATTTAGAAATTGAACCGCTTTCCTTAGAAGTATTTGTTGATGTCCCAACCAATAGAAGAGACTTTTTTGGAGGTCGCATATATACACAAACAAGCAAAACGGTTTCAGCGGGTAAACGAACATTGAATGTAAAAGCTTTGCCTGAAGCAGGGAAGCCAGTAAATTTTAGTGGAGCAGTAGGTGATTTTAAATTTTCTGTCACCGCTAGCAAAACCCAATTGAATGCATCAGAATCGCTTCAAGCTAAAGTAGAAGTATCTGGAAAAGGGAATCTAAAACTTTTTCAATTGCCGGAACCTGAACTTCCAAGTGCTTTGGAAGTTTACGAACCAGAATTTGATGAAAGTGTACGAACAAGCAGTTCTGGAATGGAAGGCAAAGTAGCTAATAATTATACCATTGTTCCTTCGTTTAGGGGTAAATATCCAATCCCTAGTATTTCCTTTAGTTATTTCAATCCAAAGACCTCAAGATACGTCACCCTTAATTCTGAAGAAATCAATATTGAAGTATTGGAAGGGCCTGTAAATTCATCTTCGTCCAGTATTGCCAATTCATCAAACAACAAACAATTTGTGGTGCCTACTGGAAAGCAGTTCCATTTTATTAAATTGACGCCTAACCTCAACAAAATAGGAACCAATTATTTCTTTGGCTCCACTAAATTTTATCTCTTTTTGTTTGCTCCCTTGTTGTTGATACCAATTGCAGTATTCTCATTTAAGAAAAGAGAGGCAATTGCTAGTGATGCGGTTGGAAATAAAATAAAATTGGCCAACAAGCTTGCCAAAAAATACCTTTCAACATCTAAAAAAGAACTGGGCAATAAGGAGGCATTCTATGTTGCCCTTGAAAAGGGGCTCCATAATTACTTAAAAGCAAAATTGAAGATTGAGACCTCTGAATTCAGTAAAGAAAAAATTACGTCTATTCTTGCTGAAAAAGGAGTAAATGAAGATGATAGTACTGGTTTTATTGGTCTTCTTAAGAATTGTGAAATGGCTCGCTACAGCCCATTTTCGGATGTGCAAATGCAAAATGATTACGAAAAAGCTAGCGAGGTAATCTCTAAATTGGATAAGCAATTATGA
- a CDS encoding GyrI-like domain-containing protein, producing MQSAIKLLHPKKLVGVSLSMNLLADRTGELWGSLMPRVHEIKNRATSDLISMQVYDPSYFTGFDPKKGFTKWAVAEVTNFDTVPNEMNHFTLEGGMYAVFFYKGPSQDKSIFQYIFTKWLPNSEYLLDNRPHFEVLGSRYRSNDPNSEEEIWIPVREK from the coding sequence ATGCAATCAGCCATAAAACTATTGCATCCAAAAAAGCTAGTTGGGGTATCTCTTAGTATGAATTTATTGGCCGACCGAACCGGCGAGCTTTGGGGCAGCCTTATGCCCAGAGTGCATGAAATTAAGAACAGGGCTACCTCAGATTTGATATCAATGCAAGTATACGACCCATCATATTTTACGGGTTTTGACCCAAAAAAAGGGTTCACGAAGTGGGCGGTTGCAGAAGTGACCAATTTTGATACTGTTCCAAATGAAATGAATCACTTTACTCTTGAAGGAGGTATGTATGCAGTGTTTTTTTATAAAGGTCCCAGCCAAGACAAAAGTATATTTCAATATATTTTTACGAAATGGCTCCCCAACTCAGAATATCTATTGGATAATAGACCTCACTTTGAAGTTTTAGGAAGTAGGTATAGGAGCAATGACCCAAATTCAGAAGAAGAAATTTGGATTCCGGTAAGGGAAAAATAA
- a CDS encoding tetratricopeptide repeat protein, producing MSIKKISFLICLFVFTSGISQNSALFSRATENYNKGEYSKAIENYQQILKNGEHSAELYFNLGNCHYKLNAIGPSIYYYEKALLLKPSDSEIVNNLAYAQNMRLDAVEEMPKTEIAQLYSDFVNFLSFDQWAYIAIAFIFLFVLAYLSYFFLRFATQKRIAFITSILSLILGALSILIAYLQYQEFKNDSPAIIYSQEVKITSEPNNNSEIVFTLHEGTKVNVLDKLNDWRKIKLTDGQTGWLLDENIRLLKDF from the coding sequence ATGAGCATAAAAAAAATATCCTTTCTAATTTGTTTGTTTGTTTTCACCTCTGGAATTTCCCAGAATAGTGCTCTTTTTTCAAGGGCAACCGAAAATTACAACAAAGGAGAATATTCAAAAGCAATTGAAAATTATCAGCAAATCCTTAAAAATGGGGAGCACTCTGCAGAACTATATTTTAACTTGGGAAATTGCCATTATAAGTTAAATGCTATTGGTCCCAGCATCTATTATTATGAAAAAGCATTGCTTTTAAAGCCAAGTGATAGTGAAATAGTAAACAATCTGGCCTATGCCCAGAACATGCGATTGGATGCGGTTGAAGAAATGCCCAAAACGGAAATTGCCCAACTGTACAGCGACTTTGTAAATTTTCTCTCTTTTGATCAATGGGCATATATAGCAATCGCATTCATCTTTTTGTTTGTTTTAGCGTATTTGTCCTACTTCTTCTTGCGTTTTGCCACTCAGAAGCGTATTGCATTCATAACTAGCATACTATCACTCATTCTTGGTGCTCTAAGCATTTTGATTGCGTATCTTCAATATCAGGAATTCAAAAATGATAGCCCTGCCATTATTTATAGTCAGGAAGTTAAAATTACTTCCGAGCCCAATAACAATAGTGAAATTGTATTTACACTGCATGAAGGAACCAAAGTGAACGTCCTTGATAAGCTAAATGATTGGAGAAAAATTAAGCTTACAGATGGGCAAACTGGATGGTTACTGGATGAAAATATTAGGCTGCTAAAGGATTTTTAA
- the pheS gene encoding phenylalanine--tRNA ligase subunit alpha: MIETIKEHIKEIEQFVSTSKDEIETFRIKYLGKKGLLNDFFGAFKNVPNHQKKEFGQVVNQLKAAAANKVTVLKQALENTTDTKGQYGDLTRPGEPIEIGARHPISIVKNKIIDIFSRIGFNVSEGPEIEDDWHNFTALNLPEYHPARDMQDTFFVQTDPDILLRTHTSSVQVRYMESNKPPIRTISPGRVYRNEAISARSHCFFHQVEGLYVDKDVSFADLKQTLQYFTSEMFGKSKIRLRPSYFPFTEPSAEVDVYWGLETETDYRMTKGTGWLEIMGCGMVDPNVLQNCDIDPEVYSGFAFGMGIDRIALLLHQISDIRLLSENDIRFLDQFKGAL; this comes from the coding sequence ATGATTGAAACCATAAAGGAGCATATTAAAGAGATAGAGCAATTCGTTTCGACCTCCAAAGATGAAATAGAAACTTTCCGAATAAAATATTTAGGAAAGAAAGGTCTTTTGAATGACTTCTTCGGAGCGTTTAAAAATGTCCCTAATCATCAAAAAAAAGAATTTGGTCAGGTAGTCAATCAGCTTAAAGCTGCAGCCGCGAACAAAGTAACTGTCTTAAAACAAGCTCTTGAAAATACTACAGACACCAAAGGGCAGTATGGGGATTTAACCAGACCTGGTGAACCTATTGAAATAGGTGCAAGACATCCCATTTCCATAGTAAAAAATAAAATTATTGATATTTTTTCCAGGATTGGATTTAATGTTTCAGAAGGCCCCGAAATTGAAGATGATTGGCACAACTTTACAGCTTTGAACTTACCAGAATACCATCCTGCGCGAGATATGCAGGATACATTCTTTGTTCAAACAGATCCAGATATCTTGTTGCGAACCCATACCTCTTCTGTACAGGTGCGATATATGGAAAGTAATAAGCCTCCTATTCGTACCATTTCGCCAGGAAGAGTTTATCGAAATGAAGCTATTTCGGCAAGATCTCATTGTTTTTTTCATCAAGTAGAAGGTTTATATGTTGATAAGGATGTTTCCTTTGCCGATTTGAAACAAACATTGCAATATTTTACTTCTGAAATGTTTGGAAAATCAAAGATTAGATTGCGCCCCTCCTATTTCCCATTTACAGAGCCAAGTGCCGAGGTGGATGTATATTGGGGCCTTGAAACCGAGACGGATTATCGCATGACAAAAGGCACTGGCTGGCTCGAGATTATGGGATGTGGTATGGTTGATCCCAATGTTCTACAAAATTGTGATATAGACCCAGAGGTCTATTCAGGTTTTGCTTTTGGTATGGGTATTGATCGTATTGCACTTTTGTTACATCAAATCTCAGACATACGACTATTGAGCGAGAACGACATTCGCTTTTTAGACCAATTCAAAGGTGCTCTTTAG
- a CDS encoding SulP family inorganic anion transporter: MFKYIKNDLPASIVVFFVALPLCLGIALASGAPLFSGLIAGIVGGIIVGALSGSQIGVSGPAAGLAAIVLTAIGTLGGFENFLVAVVLGGLIQIIFSILKAGVIAYYFPSSVIKGMLTGIGIIIILKQIPHFFGYDSDPEGDFSFFQVDGENTFSEIINTFNFISPGATLIAVAALFILILWDKVLSKKSKIFQLVQGPLVAVVVGILYYIFTKDNASLSISNDHLVSVPIPDSIQSFGTLLSFPNFAVIGNPEIWITAFTIALVASLETLLCVEATDKLDPHKRTTPTNKELLAQGVGNSISGMLGGLPVTQVIVRSSANIQSGGRTKASAIIHGFFLLISVMLIPKLLNMIPLSVLAAILFIVGYKLAKPGLFKKMYNLGWKQFVPFVVTVLGIVFTDLLIGIGMGLAVGIVVILIKSYQNSHFLHIEDKSNGAHKIKMTFAEEVTFFNKGAILKELDSLPENSYLELDVRKTRFLDNDIIEILEDFSEKARNKNIGIKLVSERGVVENPESYIKFFKLDINRHKNLAHDNTD, from the coding sequence ATGTTCAAGTATATAAAAAATGACTTGCCTGCAAGTATTGTGGTTTTCTTTGTGGCACTGCCACTCTGTTTGGGAATTGCACTTGCGAGTGGAGCTCCTTTGTTTTCTGGATTAATTGCAGGAATTGTTGGAGGTATTATTGTTGGAGCGCTCAGTGGCTCCCAAATAGGTGTAAGTGGTCCGGCTGCGGGCCTTGCAGCTATTGTTCTTACCGCTATTGGCACTTTGGGAGGCTTTGAAAATTTTTTGGTAGCCGTAGTTCTTGGAGGATTAATACAAATCATCTTCAGTATTTTAAAGGCCGGGGTGATAGCCTATTATTTTCCGTCATCTGTTATTAAAGGAATGTTGACAGGTATTGGGATAATTATAATCCTAAAACAGATTCCCCACTTTTTTGGCTATGATTCCGATCCAGAAGGGGATTTTTCATTCTTTCAGGTCGATGGCGAAAATACATTTAGTGAAATCATAAACACCTTTAATTTTATAAGTCCTGGTGCAACCCTTATAGCCGTTGCAGCTCTGTTTATTCTTATTTTGTGGGATAAGGTGCTGAGTAAGAAATCAAAAATATTTCAATTGGTACAAGGTCCTTTGGTTGCTGTTGTCGTTGGAATATTGTACTATATTTTTACAAAAGACAATGCATCACTTTCCATTTCCAATGATCATCTGGTAAGCGTCCCTATTCCGGATAGCATTCAGTCTTTCGGAACACTTTTAAGTTTTCCAAACTTCGCCGTAATAGGGAATCCGGAAATTTGGATTACCGCCTTTACCATTGCTTTGGTTGCCAGTTTAGAAACCCTTCTTTGCGTTGAAGCTACTGATAAGTTGGATCCCCATAAAAGAACTACCCCAACAAATAAGGAACTTTTGGCACAGGGAGTTGGCAATAGTATTTCTGGAATGCTCGGTGGTTTGCCAGTTACCCAAGTTATTGTGCGTAGTTCCGCAAACATTCAATCCGGCGGAAGAACAAAAGCTTCTGCAATTATTCATGGCTTTTTCCTGTTGATTTCAGTTATGCTTATTCCCAAACTACTCAACATGATTCCTCTATCCGTCTTGGCGGCAATCCTTTTTATAGTAGGATATAAATTGGCCAAACCAGGATTATTTAAAAAAATGTACAATTTGGGTTGGAAACAATTTGTCCCTTTTGTGGTTACCGTATTGGGAATTGTATTTACCGATTTGCTTATTGGAATAGGTATGGGACTGGCGGTTGGTATTGTTGTAATCTTGATAAAAAGTTATCAAAATTCGCATTTCCTTCATATTGAAGATAAAAGCAACGGGGCCCATAAAATAAAAATGACCTTCGCCGAAGAAGTAACCTTCTTTAATAAAGGAGCCATTCTTAAGGAATTAGACAGTCTTCCCGAAAATTCATATCTTGAATTGGATGTTAGGAAGACGCGATTTTTAGATAACGACATCATTGAAATCCTTGAAGATTTCTCTGAAAAAGCAAGAAATAAAAATATTGGGATAAAGCTTGTTTCCGAAAGGGGTGTGGTTGAAAATCCAGAGAGTTATATTAAATTTTTCAAATTAGATATTAATCGACATAAAAATCTAGCACATGATAACACAGACTAA
- a CDS encoding CYTH domain-containing protein, with protein sequence MEHLEIERKFLVKSNAYKDGAKSQTRIVQGFLNTHSERTVRVRIKGEQGFLTIKGMSNESGTTRFEWETEISVAEATNLIDLCEPIILEKIRYEVPVGKHSYEVDEFLGENKGLIVAEIELDHEDEVFKKPDWLGKEVTGEVKYYNSQLSNQPYNQWKKH encoded by the coding sequence ATGGAACACTTGGAAATTGAACGTAAGTTTTTGGTAAAATCAAATGCTTATAAAGATGGGGCAAAATCCCAAACACGAATTGTACAAGGGTTTTTAAATACCCATTCTGAGCGAACGGTTAGGGTAAGAATTAAAGGAGAGCAGGGATTTTTGACCATAAAAGGAATGAGCAATGAATCTGGCACAACACGATTTGAATGGGAAACTGAAATATCTGTAGCCGAAGCAACTAACCTTATCGATTTATGTGAGCCCATTATTCTGGAAAAGATTCGGTATGAGGTGCCGGTTGGAAAACATAGTTATGAGGTGGACGAATTTTTAGGAGAGAACAAAGGACTGATTGTTGCAGAGATAGAATTAGACCACGAAGATGAGGTTTTTAAAAAACCTGATTGGCTAGGAAAAGAAGTTACCGGTGAAGTGAAGTATTATAATTCACAACTATCTAACCAACCCTATAATCAATGGAAAAAGCATTGA
- a CDS encoding SulP family inorganic anion transporter, translating to MFKHFRGDLFGGITAGIVALPLALAFGVSSGLGPSAGLYGAIFISFFAALFGGTNTQISGPTAPMTAVSMVVIAGIVAINDGDIEKALPAILTIFLLAGIMQIGLGLLGLGKYIKYIPYPVVSGFMTAIGVIILVTQILPAIGYYPKEDEEYVSRFMADAEEEILENILKEEAGEGILVLEDFEETIKRAEQITPADMQKEAKTLAAKDASGVVGTFKVLPRALKKINWLELTLALATIFIIYGFKRITTAVPSTLVALVVVSGVAYGFGINYRPIEEIPSGLPIPNLEIFTQFKISSIAPYIFTALTLSLLGAIDSLLTSVVADNMTQTKHKPNKELVGQGIGNSVAALFGGIPGAGATIRTVVNINSGGKTRLSGMIAGILLLIILLALGPVASQIPAAVLAGILVTVGIGVMDYKGLKAIPYLPKDIKLGPVKLSSEVIIMLSVMVLSSTWNLVYAVGIGLVFASLMFMKKMGDLTAKRSDVKPLTQEKAWADEKDFPNNLAQEVFIKHVKGPLFFGSTSEFQQLANQIPDTASAVIIRMGRMQYMDQSGLYAMEDVLQDLKNRDVHVLLVNVLDQPKYMMERIDIIPDLIPTKHIFDDFKSCMAWVELNIKDEFSN from the coding sequence ATGTTTAAACATTTTAGAGGAGATTTATTTGGTGGCATTACTGCTGGTATAGTAGCCTTGCCACTGGCACTTGCATTTGGAGTAAGTTCCGGTCTTGGCCCCAGTGCAGGATTATATGGAGCAATCTTTATTAGTTTTTTTGCTGCACTTTTTGGAGGGACAAACACTCAAATATCTGGACCTACAGCTCCAATGACTGCTGTAAGTATGGTTGTTATTGCCGGTATTGTTGCTATAAATGATGGCGATATAGAAAAAGCCCTCCCAGCAATTCTCACCATATTTCTTTTAGCCGGTATTATGCAGATAGGCCTTGGGTTGTTGGGACTGGGTAAGTACATAAAATATATTCCCTATCCGGTAGTTTCAGGGTTTATGACAGCCATTGGTGTTATCATTCTAGTAACCCAAATTCTTCCTGCCATAGGTTATTATCCTAAAGAGGATGAAGAGTATGTAAGTCGATTTATGGCAGATGCCGAGGAAGAAATCTTAGAAAATATTCTCAAGGAAGAAGCTGGAGAAGGAATTTTGGTTCTTGAAGATTTTGAAGAAACCATAAAAAGAGCCGAACAAATTACACCAGCAGATATGCAAAAAGAAGCTAAAACTTTGGCTGCAAAAGATGCCTCTGGGGTGGTGGGGACTTTCAAAGTATTGCCAAGAGCACTAAAAAAGATTAATTGGCTGGAATTGACATTGGCATTGGCCACTATTTTTATTATCTATGGTTTTAAACGAATTACAACGGCCGTTCCAAGTACTTTAGTTGCTTTGGTAGTGGTTTCTGGTGTTGCATACGGATTTGGAATCAATTATCGTCCAATTGAGGAAATCCCCAGTGGATTGCCCATCCCAAATTTGGAAATTTTCACACAGTTTAAAATTAGCTCCATTGCCCCATATATTTTTACTGCGCTCACACTATCTCTTCTTGGCGCCATTGATTCCCTGCTAACATCAGTAGTTGCGGATAATATGACCCAAACCAAACACAAGCCAAATAAAGAATTGGTGGGGCAAGGAATTGGTAATAGTGTAGCTGCTCTTTTTGGAGGTATTCCTGGGGCGGGAGCCACGATTAGAACAGTGGTGAATATTAATTCAGGTGGTAAAACCAGATTATCTGGCATGATTGCAGGAATTCTGTTATTAATTATACTATTGGCCCTTGGTCCTGTGGCATCCCAAATTCCAGCAGCGGTTTTGGCAGGTATATTGGTAACAGTCGGAATCGGTGTAATGGACTACAAAGGATTAAAAGCCATTCCCTATCTTCCAAAAGATATAAAACTAGGACCCGTTAAATTAAGTTCCGAAGTTATCATCATGTTATCCGTAATGGTGCTTTCTTCCACATGGAACTTGGTATATGCCGTGGGCATTGGATTGGTCTTTGCATCGTTGATGTTTATGAAAAAAATGGGTGATCTAACTGCAAAACGGTCAGATGTAAAACCATTGACACAAGAAAAGGCATGGGCCGATGAAAAAGACTTTCCAAACAATTTGGCACAGGAAGTTTTTATAAAGCATGTTAAAGGCCCTTTGTTCTTTGGTTCAACCAGCGAATTTCAGCAGCTTGCAAATCAAATTCCAGATACAGCATCTGCAGTTATAATTAGGATGGGGCGTATGCAGTATATGGATCAATCGGGATTATACGCCATGGAAGATGTTCTTCAAGATTTAAAAAACAGGGATGTACATGTTTTACTTGTAAACGTTCTGGATCAACCCAAATACATGATGGAGCGAATTGACATTATCCCAGATTTGATTCCAACAAAACATATTTTTGATGATTTTAAAAGTTGCATGGCCTGGGTAGAACTCAACATAAAAGATGAATTCTCCAATTAA
- a CDS encoding tetratricopeptide repeat protein, with product MRLLLGLTFFIGLNAQAQEETKALKEAEKALTASTNLTWEANKQLTANDFLMAESDYRRAISKSDKNATAPFNLGTAYYNRESFGEAFGRFKQAGEKASSKTDKHKSFHNMGNVFMKSKEYEKAVEAYKEALRNNPTDEETRYNLALAKEMLKKQQDEQKNDENQDNKDNQDQEDQKDKNKDQNDEGENEKNDEGEQNEDENKDKGDEGDNGENKPEENKEGEGDEKKEQEKKPNEGNQPEEQKQQPRPNQLSKQQIQNLLEAMQNEEKKVQEKMEAKKVKGKKIKNEKDW from the coding sequence ATGAGGTTATTGTTGGGTCTAACTTTTTTTATTGGGCTTAACGCACAAGCACAGGAAGAAACAAAAGCGTTGAAGGAAGCGGAAAAAGCGCTTACTGCCTCAACAAACCTTACCTGGGAAGCAAACAAGCAACTCACTGCCAATGATTTTCTCATGGCAGAATCTGACTATCGAAGAGCCATTTCCAAAAGCGATAAAAATGCAACAGCTCCATTCAATTTAGGTACCGCTTATTACAATAGGGAAAGTTTTGGTGAAGCTTTTGGCCGTTTTAAACAAGCGGGGGAAAAAGCTTCTTCAAAAACGGACAAACACAAGTCCTTTCACAATATGGGCAATGTGTTCATGAAGAGCAAAGAATACGAAAAAGCTGTTGAAGCTTATAAAGAGGCATTGCGCAACAATCCTACAGATGAAGAGACACGTTACAACCTTGCCTTAGCCAAAGAAATGCTAAAAAAGCAACAAGACGAACAAAAAAACGACGAAAACCAAGACAACAAGGACAATCAAGATCAGGAAGACCAAAAGGATAAAAACAAGGATCAGAACGACGAGGGGGAGAACGAAAAAAATGATGAAGGAGAGCAAAATGAAGATGAAAACAAGGATAAGGGTGATGAAGGAGATAATGGGGAAAATAAGCCTGAAGAAAATAAAGAAGGTGAAGGGGATGAAAAGAAGGAACAAGAAAAGAAGCCTAATGAAGGGAACCAACCTGAAGAACAAAAACAACAGCCAAGACCAAACCAGCTTTCAAAACAGCAAATTCAAAACTTGTTAGAGGCAATGCAAAATGAAGAAAAGAAGGTGCAGGAAAAAATGGAAGCCAAAAAAGTAAAGGGTAAGAAAATAAAAAATGAGAAGGATTGGTAA